In one Brassica oleracea var. oleracea cultivar TO1000 chromosome C9, BOL, whole genome shotgun sequence genomic region, the following are encoded:
- the LOC106315716 gene encoding 39S ribosomal protein L41-A, mitochondrial-like: MTLGLLSAIGRSFRRKRASSLDILSPKRAPRDFYKGKNCKSTGFHTKKGGYVVQPDKLPNYVIPDLTGFKLKPYVSQCPVEVNKTTGSTEASK; the protein is encoded by the exons ATGACGCTAGGGTTGTTATCGGCGATTGGAAGATCTTTCCGACGGAAGAGAGCGTCGTCACTTGATATTCTCTCCCCAAAACGAGCTCCAAGAGACTTCTACAAGGGCAAAAACTGCAAATCTACTGGTTTCCACACCAAAAAAG GAGGATATGTTGTGCAGCCAGATAAATTGCCAAACTACGTGATCCCTGATCTGACCGGCTTTAAG CTGAAACCATATGTATCTCAGTGTCCTGTCGAGGTCAACAAAACAACTGGGTCAACTGAAGCTTCCAAGTGA